TTATCGCCAACTTCAACGTCATAGCCACGAACGGCCAGACCACATTCCATACCAGATCTTACTTCGTTCACATCGTCTTTATAGCGACGTAGTGATTGTAAGTTACCGGTGAACACAACTTTGTCATCACGTAGTACACGGATAGACTTGTTGCGATAGATTGTGCCTTCAACCACCATACAACCGGCAGCTGCACCAAACTTACTTGAGCGGAATACATCACGTACTTCAGCAATACCCAAGATCTTCTCGCGATGTTCAGGTGACAACATACCACTCATTGCCGCTTTCACATCATCGATTAGGCCATAGATAACGCTGTAATAGCGAATATCGATACCGGCTTCATCTGCTTTACGTTTGGCAGCATTGTCTGCACGAACGTTAAAGCCTAGTAGCACAGCTTCGCTTGATTCGGCTAAAGTCACGTCTGACTCTGCAATTGGACCCACACCTGAGCTGATGACTTTTACTTTTACTTCATCAGTTGACAGCTCATTTAGGGCAGCCAATAACGCTTCTAGCGTACCACGAACGTCTGTTTTTAAGATGATGTTCAAGTAAGACAAGTCGTCTTGACCCATCTGCTCGAACATAGACTCTAGGCGCATCTTGTTCTGACGCTCAAGCTGTTGCTCACGCTCACGATTGGCGCGGAACTCAGCAACTTCACGTGCTTTCTTCTCATCAGAAACCACTAAGAATTCGCTACCAGACGCTGGGGTATCAGGAAGACCTAAGATCTCAACTGGGATAGATGGACCGGCTGACTTAATACGTTTGCCTGTCTCATCATTCATAGCACGTACTTTACCGTAGAATTCACCGGCCAGTACTAAGTCACCTTGGTTCAGAGTACCTTTCTTAACTAATAGGCTAGCAACAGCACCACGGCCTTTTTCTAGACGTGATTCAATAACCACACCTTGAGCAGCACCGTCAGTTGGCGCTTCAAGCTCCATAAGCTCAGCTTGTAAGTTGATTAGCTCTAATAGCTCATCAATACCTTCACCGGTCTTAGCAGAGATCTTAGCAACTGGCGTATCACCGCCCCACTCTTCGGTAACTACTTCTTTAGTGGTTAGGTCATTTAATACACGGTCAGGATCGGCTGTGCTCTTATCCATCTTGTTGATAGCAACAATGATTGGTGTACCTGATGCACGAGCGTGATCGATCGCTTCTTCAGTTTGTGGCATCATACCATCATCAGCAGCAACCACTAACACTACGATATCAGTCGCCTGAGCACCACGTGAACGCATTGCGGTAAACGCTGCGTGACCTGGGGTATCTAGGAATGTAATCACGCCACGCTCAGTTTTCACATGGTAAGCACCAATGTGCTGAGTAATACCGCCGGCTTCACCGGTTGCCACTTTGGTCTCACGAATCTTATCAAGTAGTGAGGTCTTACCATGGTCAACGTGACCCATAATAGTCACTACTGGCGGACGCGCTTGAACATTACTGCGGCGCTCTTCTACCGCTTCTTGTAAGTCGTCTTCAACTTTAGTATCGCTAACCGGTACAGGGTTGTGACCCATCTCTTCAACGATTAAGCTGGCCGTTGCTTGGTCGATTGCTTCATCAGCACTGACAATCTCGCCCATTTTCATTAACAGTTTAGTCACTTCACGTGCTTTAACTGCCATGCGCTGAGCCAGATCTGAAACAACGATATGTTCTGGGATTTCAACATCATGCACAATTTTCTCAACTGGTTTTTCAAACTTATGCTGAGAGGCTTGTGTTGATTTTAGACCATGTTTTCGGTTACGAATTTCGCGCTCTTCCTGGCCTTTACGACGGCGACCACGTGTTGCGGTGCCTGAAGAACCACGCTTAATTTCGCGACGTTCTTTTTCAAAAGATTCTTCTAGTGCTTCACCAACCAGACCTTCGGCCAATGGTTCGTCTTTACGCACTTCAGCAACAGGCTCTTTATCTTCGTACTTACCTGCCATTTTGCGCATTTGCTCAAGTGTTTTCTTCTGAGCTTCTTCTGCTTGTTTACGGCGGGTTTCAGCTTCAATTTGACGTAAGCGTTCTTCTTCAGCTTCGCGAGCTTCGCGAGCTTTACGCTCCGCTTCAGTTTCAACTTTTGGCTTAGTCGGTGCCACTTTTTTCTTCGGCGCTTCTTTTGCTGCTGCAGCGGCTTTGCTGCCTTTTTTGACAACAACAGTCGACACTTCCTCTTTTGTATCACCTGAGGATGAGCCACCACCTAAGTTAGCACGCATAGCCGCCAGCGTTGCTGCTTGACGTTCTTCTGCTTCTTTTTTAGCTTGCTCACGTTTTTTAGCTTCTTCCTCAGCGCGTTGTTTCGCTTCTGCGGCTGCTTTTTCACGAGCGGCAATTTCTTCAGCCAGTTTGGTAGGGTCTGGCTTTTCAAATACTTTTTTCTTACGCACTTCTACATTAACGCTCTTAGACTTGCCCGATGAGCCGGTCACACGAGCGGTACTGGTCGTTTTAGATTTCAAGCTAATACGACGCTTCTCTTTTTGTCCATGCGATTGTTTTAAGTATGCTACTAACTGTTCTTGCTCAAGCTCGGTGACCAGGTCATCCTCGCCACGAGCAGGCAGCCCAGCATCAGTCAGTTGCTTTTGTACTGCACTGACTGTCTTGCTTACCATGTCTGCTAATTCTTTGACGGTCTTATCTGCCATTTATAGTCACCTATTTATTATTCTTCATTAAACCAAGATTCACGTGCTTTCATAATGAGTTCGCCGGCGGTTTTTTCATCAAGACCTTCAATGTCTTCAAGATCAAACACCGCTTGTTCGGCCAAATCATCTAACGTGATAATGTCACGTTGAGCCAGCTTGTACGCCCAATCGGTCGTCATGCCTTCCATTGTCAGCAACTCTTCGCTTGGCTCTTTCATATTTTGCTGTTTCACCAGTTCATCAGCAATGACTACATCTTTTGCTCGCTCTTGAATCATTTCAATCGCTTCGTCATCAAGACCTTCAATGTCATAGAAGGTTTCGACTGGCACATAAGCCACTTCTTCAATACTGGTAAAGCCTACGTCAACTAACGCTTGTGCTAAGTCTTCATCCACTTCAAGGCGATTGTAGAACAGCTCAAGATAGGCTTTTGTTTCATTTTGTTGTCGCTCAAGGTATTCCGCCTCAAGCATCATGTTCAGTTTATAGCCGGTTAGCTCAGAGGCCAAACGAACGTTTTGACCTTGTGCACCAATGGCACGCGCCAACTGATCATTTGCGGTAAAGATAATATCCGCAGTTTTAGCATCTTCATCTAGAATGATACTATTTACATCGGCTGGTTCCAAGGCACTGATGATGTACTGGGCAGGATCATCTGACCAGACGATCACATCAATGCGCTCGCCATCAAGCTCGGATTGAACCGCTTGAATACGGGTACCGCGCATACCAATACAAGCACCGACTGGGTCAATGCGATGATCATTGGTTTTCACTGATATTTTAGCACGAACGCC
Above is a window of Psychrobacter sp. FDAARGOS_221 DNA encoding:
- the nusA gene encoding transcription termination factor NusA, which codes for MSREILTVVETVSNEKGLNPEDIFEAIEEALVVSTKKKVYTDQPEVAVRVEIDRNTGDYDTYRYWTVVADEDHEMPACQLAISDLDPDEWAIGDVKEEQIESIDFGRIAATQAKQVIIQKIREAERALTADAFEPRIGEMMYGEVKKQTRDGYIVDLGDNAEGYLSRDQMLPREQLRVKSRVNAILYHVNRDNRGAQLLLSRTSPEMLIALMNKEVPEINEQIIEIRDVARQPGVRAKISVKTNDHRIDPVGACIGMRGTRIQAVQSELDGERIDVIVWSDDPAQYIISALEPADVNSIILDEDAKTADIIFTANDQLARAIGAQGQNVRLASELTGYKLNMMLEAEYLERQQNETKAYLELFYNRLEVDEDLAQALVDVGFTSIEEVAYVPVETFYDIEGLDDEAIEMIQERAKDVVIADELVKQQNMKEPSEELLTMEGMTTDWAYKLAQRDIITLDDLAEQAVFDLEDIEGLDEKTAGELIMKARESWFNEE
- the infB gene encoding translation initiation factor IF-2, with translation MADKTVKELADMVSKTVSAVQKQLTDAGLPARGEDDLVTELEQEQLVAYLKQSHGQKEKRRISLKSKTTSTARVTGSSGKSKSVNVEVRKKKVFEKPDPTKLAEEIAAREKAAAEAKQRAEEEAKKREQAKKEAEERQAATLAAMRANLGGGSSSGDTKEEVSTVVVKKGSKAAAAAKEAPKKKVAPTKPKVETEAERKAREAREAEEERLRQIEAETRRKQAEEAQKKTLEQMRKMAGKYEDKEPVAEVRKDEPLAEGLVGEALEESFEKERREIKRGSSGTATRGRRRKGQEEREIRNRKHGLKSTQASQHKFEKPVEKIVHDVEIPEHIVVSDLAQRMAVKAREVTKLLMKMGEIVSADEAIDQATASLIVEEMGHNPVPVSDTKVEDDLQEAVEERRSNVQARPPVVTIMGHVDHGKTSLLDKIRETKVATGEAGGITQHIGAYHVKTERGVITFLDTPGHAAFTAMRSRGAQATDIVVLVVAADDGMMPQTEEAIDHARASGTPIIVAINKMDKSTADPDRVLNDLTTKEVVTEEWGGDTPVAKISAKTGEGIDELLELINLQAELMELEAPTDGAAQGVVIESRLEKGRGAVASLLVKKGTLNQGDLVLAGEFYGKVRAMNDETGKRIKSAGPSIPVEILGLPDTPASGSEFLVVSDEKKAREVAEFRANREREQQLERQNKMRLESMFEQMGQDDLSYLNIILKTDVRGTLEALLAALNELSTDEVKVKVISSGVGPIAESDVTLAESSEAVLLGFNVRADNAAKRKADEAGIDIRYYSVIYGLIDDVKAAMSGMLSPEHREKILGIAEVRDVFRSSKFGAAAGCMVVEGTIYRNKSIRVLRDDKVVFTGNLQSLRRYKDDVNEVRSGMECGLAVRGYDVEVGDKIEVFEIQEIQRTI